From the Marivivens sp. LCG002 genome, the window AGGCAAAGCGGTTTATCGGCTCAACCAGGATTGGGTCGAGGTTGAGGCAGGCGATTACATGTGGCTGCGCGCCTTCTGCCCCCAAGCCTGTTATGCAGGTGGACCGGGCCGCTTCCGCTACCTTCTTTACAAGGACGTCAATCGGCACATGCCGCTTAAACTGTGATCGAATAGGGGGTGTCGAACCAAAACTCCTCAAGGTTCGCACCCTCGCCGATCCGGTCCACGACCGCAAACCGACCCGGAGCATGCAGCGGCGTCAGAACCCCGTGCCATGTATTGCGGTGATAGTTTACACCCTGCCCCGACAAAGCAAGAAACGCCTTGGGCTCGGCGGGTCTTCCGCCTGCGTCCTCCGCAACGATCACCAGAAAGGGATGCTCGGTCATCGGCAAAAATGCCTGACTGCCCTCGGGGTGCCGCTCCATCATATCAAGCGCAAGCGGGATATCGCGCGGCTCGGCATCAAAGAGACTGATCCCCGCGCGTCCATCCGAAAAATCGAGTTTGGCCAGATCGTGATAGCGGCCGCATAGCCCCTGATTGATGATCTTGGTCGGCGCGCCCGTCACCTCGAGCACGTCACCGAAGGGCGCAAACGCGTCTGCGGTCAAGGGAACGGCCTTGATCGTGCTGCTCATTTGAAGAGATCCTTGAGACGATGATAGGCGATGCGCTCGACCTGACGGCAGGCTTCGACGAATTCCTCGTCACGCGTGTTGTTCAAGCGGTTCTCGAAGGCCGTGCGGATGCTGGCCTTGGTGTTGTCACGTACCGCGATAATAAACGGGAAGCCGAATTTCTCGACATAGGCCGCATTCATCGACGTAAAGGCCTCACGCTCCTCATCGGTAAGCATATCGAGCCCCGCCGACGCCTGTTCAGAGGTGGATTCAGGCGTAAGGCGCTTGGCCTGTGCCAGCTTGCCTGCCAAATCGGGGTGCGCCGTCAACACGCCGAGCCGTTCCGTTGCAGAAGCACTCCTGAACATACGGGCAAGAGCATTATGGATGCCTTCGACGCAGTCATGCGCAGGGCCAAGCTCGAGGTCGAAAGCCCGCTCTGCAATCCATGCGGAATGCTCGAATATCGCGCCAAAGGTTTTAACAAAGGTGTCGCGGTCCATCTGCGAAGGACGAAGTTGCGGCACGGGCGGATGGGTGCGAACCCAATGCTCGGCGATCTGCTCGCGGGTCGCGAACCAGACACCCTCCTTAGTCTTGGCATAGTCGATAAACCGGCGAAGCGCGGCCACCCGCCCCGGACGCCCGACAAGCCGGCAATGAAGCCCGATGTTGAGCATCTTGGGGGAGCCTTCCACGCCTTCTTCGTAGAGCTCGTCGAACGCGTCGCAAAGATAAGAGAAGAACTGGTCGCCCGAATTGAACCCCTGCGGCGTGGCAAAGCGCATGTCGTTCGTGTCGAGCGTATAGGGAAGGATCAACTGATCACGCCCGTCGAACGTCATGTAATAGGGAAGATCGTCGGCATAGGTATCGGAGACATAGGCAAAACCACCCTCTTCCGCGACGAGCCTTACCGTGTTGTCCGAACAGCGGCCCGTATACCATCCCTTGGGACGCTCGCCGACGACTTCGGTGTGGAGCCGCACGGCCTCTGCAATGGCCGCGCGCTCGACCTCTTCGGGCATATCCTTGTGCTCGACCCATTTGAGACCATGGCTGGCGATCTCCCAGCCCGCCTCTTTCATCGCCGCAACCTGCTCGGGAGAGCGGGCAAGAGCGGTGGCAACACCATAGACCGTAATGGGAAGATCTTTGAGCAACCGATAAAGACGCCAAAAGCCGGAACGCGCACCGTATTCATAGATCGACTCCATGTTCCAATGTCGCTGGTTCGGCCATTGGGCCGCGCCGACGATTTCCGAAAGAAACGCCTCGGACGCCGCATCACCATGAAGAATGCAGTTTTCGCCGCCTTCTTCATAGTTCAGCACGATCTGGAGCGCGATTTTCGCTCCATTCGGCCATTTCGCATCGGGGGGAGTGGGGCCATAGCCCCGAAGGTCACGTAGATAGCGCTGCAATTGTGTATCTCCTGTTGATCCGATGATATTCCAGATCAATTCCGATGTTTTTCAAAAAATCCAGACAACTGTGTCAAAGCAGTTCCTCTTTACGGGGCACTATATGTTACGACATTGATTGAGAAAAAGCGGAGTGACCAATATGAGCGGCTTTCTGACTACCCACGTTCTCGATACGGCGCGCGGTTGCCCTGCAAAGGGGCTGAAAATCGAACTTTTTAGGCTGTCTGGAAACGGGCGCCATCTGCTCAAAACGCTCGTCACCAATGACGATGGACGCACGGACGAACAAATCCTTCCCGCGTCAGAGTTCGAAATCGGGGAATACGAGCTTGTTTTTCATGCTGGCGCCTATCTCGACGCTTCGGGCACGCCACCCGAAAGCCCGCGCTTCCTCGATATCGTGCCGATCCGTTTCGGAATGTCCGAAGCGGCGCATTACCACGTTCCGCTCCTCCTTTCGCCCTTTGGCTACTCGACCTATCGCGGCAGCTGAGCCTGTTTTTCGGCCGAGCGCACCTGTTCGGCAATCTTGACCGCCATGAACTCGAGGAACAATCGCGTCTTGGGGTCCTGAAACCGTCGATGGGTAAAAAGACAGGCCATCTGGATCGGGACAGGAGGCGTCTTGGTCGCAACGGGAACAAGCGCCCCCGAAACAAGATGCTGCGCCACTTCGAAAACAGGCTTGAGCACGATGCCCCGCCCCGCGAGGGCCCAATCTGTCAGCACATCGCCGTCGTCACTCTCTAATCGACCCGAGACGCGGAACCTCTGCGGTCCCTCTGGCGTCTCGAGTTTCCACTGGAACTCTGGCGCACCGGGAAACCGGAGGTTCAGACACTCGTGTCTTTCCTCGACAAGAGCGGTTCCGTCCTCTGGCATCCCGCGTCTTTCGATATACGAGGGCGCGGCACATAGAACCCGCCGGCAATCGGAAATATTGCGGATGCGCAGATTGCTGTCCTCGGGCTGACCAAGGAAAAACGCGAGATCAAGCCCCTCGGTCGTGAGATCCACGCGCCGATCCGAAAGACGGAGCCTTATACATACCTCTGGGTAGGATTCTATGAATTCAGCAACATAGGGCGCAAGAAGCCGTCGCCCCACGCCAAGCGGGGCCGCCACATAGAGCGTGCCCCTAAGGTTATCGGTCATCTCGACGACTTCGGCCTCGGCGTCTTCAACCGCCTCGAGAACCGACTTCGCCCCACGGTAAAACGCACGCCCCTGCTCGGTCGGGGTAAGGTTCCGCGTCGTGCGCTGAAACAGTCGCACCCCCAGATGACTTTCAAGCTGCGAAATCCGCGAAGACGTGACTGCAGGCGAAATCCGAAGATCGCGCCCTGCGGCAGACATGCTCCCGAGTTCGTAGACGCGGACAAAAGTTCGGATATTCTCAAGATAAGACATCGTTCGGCATTTTTTGATACAGTTTGGTAATTTCAAGGAATACCGAATAAATACCGATCTGAATAGTCTGGGCAGGACTAACGCGGGAGACAAAAATGACAGACGCAATAATCCTTTGGGAATGGATCGGCTTTGCGGTGCGGTGGCTTCATGTCATCACGGCAATGGCTTGGATCGGCTCTTCGTTTTACTTTATCGCGCTTGATCTCGGGCTTCGCAAAGCGCCGGACCTCCCCCCTGGCGCGCATGGCGAAGAATGGCAGGTCCACGGCGGCGGCTTCTATCACATCCGCAAATTCCTCGTGGCGCCCGAGCGCATGCCCGAGCACCTCACATGGTTCAAATGGGAAAGCTACACCACTTGGCTGAGCGGTGCCGCACTCCTCATGGTGGTCTATTGGGCAGGGGCCGAGCTTTATCTCATCGACGCGACCAAGGCCGATCTTGCCGTCTGGCAAGGGATCGCGATCTCGGCGGGATCACTGACCATCGGCTGGCTGGTCTATGACGCGCTCTGCAAATCACCGCTCGGGGAGCGCCCCACACTCCTGATGGTGCTGCTCTTCGGAATGCTCGTGGCCATGTCCTATGGCTACAACCAGATTTTCACGGGTCGTGCGGCGCTTCTGCATCTCGGTGCCTTTACCGCAACGATCATGACGGCAAACGTGTTCTTCATCATCATGCCGAACCAGAGGATCGTGGTCGGCGACCTCAAGGCGGGACGTGTTCCCGATGCGAAATACGGCAAGATCGCCAAGCTGCGTTCGACCCACAACAACTATCTCACGCTGCCTGTCGTCTTCCTGATGCTCTCGAACCACTATCCTCTCGCTTTTGCGACCGAATACAGCTGGATCATCGCCTCGCTCGTATTCCTGATGGGCGTGACCATCCGCCACTACTTCAACACCCGTCACGCAGGCAAAGGAAACCCGACGTGGACGTGGCTTATCACGGCCGTGATCTTTGTGATCATCGCGTGGCTTTCGACCCGCCCTGCGTTCGAGGGCTACGACACCGCGATGGAGCGCCCCCTCACCGCCTATGAACAGCTTTTCGCAAGCGCCGAGGGCTTCGAGGATGCCCAAGACATCGTGCTGGGCCGCTGCTCCATGTGCCACGCGCGCGAACCTGTCTGGGACGGAATCCACCGCGCCCCCAAGGGTGTCCTGCTCGAGACGCCCTCCGACATCGCGCGCAACGCCCAAGCGATCTATGTGCAGGCGGGGATCACCCACGCCATGCCGCCCGCAAATATCACGATGGTAGAAGCCGAGCACCGCGCGGCCCTCATTCGCTGGTATCGCGCCGCAACGCAAAAAGCCCTCTGAAGAGAGGGCTTTGCGCAACACTACGAGGAGTGATGGTGGCGGTGCAGGGACTCGAACCCCGGACACAAGGATTATGATTCCTCTGCTCTAACCAACTGAGCTACACCGCCGAAGTGCGGGCGAAATACGAAGCCACGCGGACGGCGTCAAGGGCAAAAAACACATTCCACGGCAAATGTTTTTCGGCCCCTTCAATCCCTTAGAAAAAGTTGGGTCCCGACAGCTCCAGAAGCTTGGCGGCCATCTCGCGGCCCAGCGCTGCACCGTCCTCGATGGCGGCGGTTGCATCGTCGGCCACGGACTCGGAGCCATCGGTTCGCAAAATCTCGCCGCGCAGACGAATCGTCCCACCATCCAGCTCGGCCAAGCCGCCAATCGGCGTCTCGCACGACCCGTCGAGTGCAGCAAGGAACGCCCGTTCTGCCGCAAGACGAAGGCCCGTCTCGTGGTGATGGATTGCCGCGAGCATCTCGGCACAGCGGCTATCATCGGCGCGCCGCTCGATCCCGATGGCACCTTGAGCGACCGCAGGAAGCATCTCGTCCACTTCGATCGCCGTGCGCGGCACATCCGACATGCCCAAACGGTTGAGACCCGCCATGGCAAGGAAGGTCGCTTCGGCCACACCGTCGTTCAGCTTTTTCAGACGCGTTTGAACGTTGCCACGGAACTCGACAATCTGAAGGTCGGGACGACGATTCAAAAGCTGTGCTTTGCGGCGTAGGCTCGAGGTGCCGACCGTCGCGCCCTCGCGCAAATCGGCAAGTTTGGACCCGTCGAGCGCCACAAAGGCATCGCGCACATCTTCGCGCGGAAGATAGGTGTCGAGCAAAAGCCCCTCGGGCTGAAGCACGGGCATGTCCTTCATGGAATGCACCGCAATATCGATATCACCGCAAAGCATCGCTTCTTCGATCTCGCGCGTGAAAAGCCCCTTGCCGCCGATTTCCTTGAGCGGACGATCCAGAACGCGGTCGCCCGTGGTCTTGATCACCACAATCGTAAAGGCCTCATGCGGCAGGTCAAAAGCAGCAGCCAAGCGGTCACGCGTTTCATTCGCCTGCGCAAGCGCAAGTGGCGAGCCACGGGTTCCGATTTTCAGCGGTTCGGCGGGAGTGGGCAGAATGAGTGTCATGAGCGCTTTCTAGTGCGCAAATTCAGCCAAAGGAAAGGGTTTTCATCAACCAGCAAGACCCCCGCGAATATTCGCCGCGCCCTCGGCTCGTTGAGGAATGCTTGACAAGCGGCGCTGCACTTGGGACGACCCTCTCCAGAACAAGGAGCAATCATGGCCCAGACGAAAACCATCCTCCGCGCGCTTGCCGGTGAAACCCTTCCGACCCCTCCGATCTGGATGATGCGTCAGGCTGGACGCTATCTTCCCGAATACCGCGCCACCCGCGCCGAGGCGGGCGACTTCCTTTCGCTGTGCTATAACTCGGATCTTGCCGCAGAGGTCACGCTCCAACCGATCCGCCGATATGGCTTTGATGCGGCAATCCTCTTTGCGGACATCCTTCTTCTCCCGCAGGCACTCGGCGCTGACCTGTGGTTCGTGACAGGCGAAGGCCCGCGTCTTTCGACCACAACCACGCCCGAGGGTCTCAGAGCGCTCAAGCCGGCGGATGCGATCCACGAGCACCTTGCGCCTGTCTATGAAACCGTGCGCATCCTCTCGCGCGAACTGCCTTCCGAAACGACGCTGATCGGCTTTGCCGGTGCGCCTTGGACGGTTGCGACCTATATGATCGCAGGCCAAGGCACCCCCGACCAAGGCCCTGCGCACGCGCTCAAAGCCGCCGACCGTGCAACGTTCCAAGGGATCATCGACCTTCTGACCGAAAGCACGATCCTCTACCTTTCGGAGCAGATCAAAGCCGGCGCCGAAGTCGTCAAAATCTTCGACAGCTGGGCAGGAAGCCTTGAAGGTCAGGACTTTATCGACTTTGCCGTTAAACCCGCCGCCCGCATCACCAAAGCGCTCAAGGACATTCACCCCGATGTTCCCGTGATCGCATTCCCGCGCGGCGCAGGCGAGCGTTATGCGGGCCTCCACGCTGCAATCGGTGCGGACTGTATCGCGCTCGATGATGGCGTCACGCCCGAGTGGGCCGCCGCCCATGTTCAAACGGGTGGCTGCGTTCAGGGCAACCTCGCCAGCAGCCACATGGTCACAGGCGGCGAAACGCTGGTTCAGGAAACCCGCCGTGTCGTCGATGCCTTCTCAAAGGGTCCGCATATTTTCAACCTCGGTCACGGGATCACCCCCGATGCCAACCCCGAAAACGTGCAGCTCATGATCGATACGATCAGAAACGGAAAATAAGTCGGAACCAAACCCGCCCAGCTGCGTTGTCCCTTTATTGGGAATGCGTCTTATCTGCTGGTTATGTTCCGCCTTCCTCCTCAATGATCTGACGAGACGTCTTGAAGGTCCCAAAAGAAAAGCGCGCCCGAAAGGACGCGCTTTTCGCTTTTCAGGGATCGCTCAGACCCATTTCGCCAGAGGCGGAAGGCTCATCAGAACCGCATTCGCATCATGTCCGGTGGCCAGACCGAATTTGGTGCCACGGTCATACACGAGGTTATATTCGGCATAGAGCCCGCGATGGATCAGTTGAGTGTCTTTGTCTGCATCCGACCACGCCTGTTTGCGGCGCTTCTCGACGAGCGGCACATAGGCAGGAAGAAACGCGCGGCCGATATCCTGGGTCAGTGTGAAATCCTTTTCCCAATCGCCCGAATTGTGATCGTCCATAAAGACACCTCCCACGCCGCGCGCGCGGCCGCGATGAGGCACATAGAAATACTCGTCCGCCCATTCCTTGAGACGCGGATAGAAATCCGCGCCATGCGGGTCGAGGTGGTTTTTCTGCACCTGATGGAAATGCGCGGTATCCTCGTCATATTCGATGCAAGGATTAAGATCGGAACCACCCCCGAACCACCAGGCATTCGGGGTCCAGAACATGCGGGTGTTCATATGGACCGCAGGACAGTGCGGATTCTGCATATGGGCAACAAGACTGATCCCCGAAGCCCAGAACCGCGGGTCTTTCTCGATCCCCGGCACACCGCGCGCCGCCATCGCTTTTTGTGCCGCGGGGCCGAGCGTGCCATAGACGGTCGAGACGTTGACCCCGACCTTCTCGAACACACGGCCGCCACGCATCACGGACATCAGACCGCCGCCCGCATCGGTTCCATCCTCGGAGGCGCGTTTGGTCTCGGTCACTTCGAACCGTCCCGCCGGCATCTGGGCGGTCGGCCCATCCTCGAGCGAATCCTCCAACCCCTCGAACGCGGCTACGATTTGATCCCTGAGCTCACGGAACCATGCCGATGCGCGGTTCTTTTCGTCGATCATTGCCTCTGTCATGGTCACTTCCAGATCTTTGATATTGAATAACACCCGCTCCTAGCATTGATTGAAGTCAACCGCCACGGCGGGCCAAAAGCCATTTCAGGAGACCATAATGCGCCGCATCCTATTTGTCCTGCCTCTCCTTGCCGCAGCCTGTGCGACCCCGCGCGAGGCCTGCATCTCGCAAGCAAGTGCGGACCTTCGTACGCTCAACGCCCTCATTGCCGAAACCCAAGGCAACATCGCGCGGGGCTTCAAATATGAAACCAAGCAGGAAGTGATCACGACCAAGGCCTTTTGCGAGCTGAAAAATCAGGACGGGACCGTGTCCACCTATCCCTGTGACGACGTCGAAACGATCGAACGCCGCGAACCTGTCGCCATCGATCTCAATGCCGAACAGTCCAAGCTGAACTCGATGATCCAGCGCCAAAAGGGTCTCGAAAGTCAGGTGAACGCCGCGATCCAGCAGTGCGTCGCCGTCTACCCCGAATAAAGCTTAGTGCGCGGCGCACCCGACGGGATCGAGCAGAGTGCGCCCGCCGTCCACCGTCATGATCTGGCCCGTCACGAAACTGGCGGCATCGGACGCTAGATACTGGACCGCGTCGCAAACCTCGTTGGCGTTCGCAATCCGCTGAAGCGGCGTATGCGCGATGATATCCTTGCGGAATTCGTCGTTGTCCTTGAGTTTGGCCTTGAGTGAAGCGCTCATCACACTGCCGAAGGCAACGCCGTTCACCCGAATGCGCTTGGGCGCGAGGGCAACCGCAAGCGAACGCGTCATCTGGTCGAGCGCCGCAGCCGAAACGGAATAGGCCAAAAGTTCGGGGTGCGTGCGGCGCGCTGCGATGGAGGACAGGTTGATGATCGTCCCGAGACTTCCCTCGTCCTGACCTTCGCCCTGCTTGATCATGCGCCGCGCAATGGCTTGGGACAGTCGCAGCGAGGTGAGCATATTCTGCTCCAGAAGGTCCATGACCGTATTGTCGTCGGCATCAAGAGGATCGGTAAGCGCCACTTGACGGGTTGCGTTCACCAGAATGTCGATCCGTTCGAATGCGTCCACTGTGGCAGAGATAAGGTTCGCGACGTTGAGCTTCTTTCGAAGGTCCCCAGAAAAAATACGGATCGGCGCATTCTCTTCTTTGGCCTCGGGGCCGACCTCGCGCTCGAGCGCGGCTTCGTCCATATCCGCGAACATCACATTCGCGCCCGCTTCGACAAATTGGCGTCCGATGGCCAAGCCTACGCCGTTGGCGGCGCCGGTGACGATTGCTGTTTTGCCTGCAATGGAAAAAGACATGGCTGTCTCCGTTATTGGTGAGCAGAAGCTTACTGCTTCGGACGGGAAGCGTGAAAGACCTTAAACGCGGATGTGCCGCGCACTTCCTCAACGTTCTTGAAACTCTCTCTTAGAGCCGCCTCATAGGGAAGATGACGGTTTGCCACCATCCACAAATGCCCCGAGGTCGACAGGTTGCGCGCGGCAGAGGCGATAAACTGTTGTCCAAGCGCAGGCTCGGCAGCGCGACCTTTGTGGAACGGCGGGTTCATCACAATGACCTGATAAGGGTCTTTGGCTTTGAAGGTTGTGGCATCGTCCCAGTGGAAGGACGCCCGTTCATCCGTGATATTCAATCGCGCACAGTCAAGCGAAAGTTTCTCTGCTTCGATCAGGTCGAGGGCCTTTACACCCTCGCGTTCGAGCACCTTGGCCGACAGATAGCCCCAGCCCGCGCCGAAATCCGCAACACGTCCCGAAAGCTTTTCGGGGAGCGCCTCGACAAGGCAAAGCGACCCTTTGTCGATCTCGCCATCAGAGAACACGCCCGCTGTCGTGTAATATCCATGCGCCCCCTTGGTCGGCGCACCGACGGCCCAGTCTGCAAAGACATCGGATTTCCCGTCGAACCAGAACAAGCGACCATGCGCCTTGGCAACATTCGGAAGGTCGCCAAGTTTGGCCCGCACGTCCTTGAAATAGGAATCGACACCTTCGGATTTATTACCGTCCACGACCACAAGACCGGAGGTCGCCGTCGCCTCGGCGATCATCGCGCGGCCCAGCGCCTTGGACTTGGGCAGAACGACGATCGTCACGTCGCAGGGCGTGTCGGAGAGCGTGAAGCCCGCCGCAGCCCATTGGGTCAAGTCGGGTTCGAAGCTATGCGAGATCGTAACACGATCTTTTTGAACCGAAGACAGGTCATAGTCGGGCTCGGGTCGCATAACCCGAACCGATGTTTCGGGAAACGCCAATAGCCCTTGGTCGAGGGCGGTGCTCAATCTTGATTTAGACATGAATTCGGCAACCTCAGAGGGTCACTCTTTCTCCATCGTGCATTGAAGGGGATGCTGGTGACGCTGGGCAAAATCCATGACCATCGCGACTTTGGTCTCGGCAATCTCGTAGGTAAAGACACCGACGACGGCGACGCCCTTTTTGTGGACGGTCAGCATGAGTTCGAACGCCTGCGCATGGTTCATCTGGAAGAACCGCTCAAGCACCTGAACGACGAACTCCATCGGGGTATAGTCGTCATTGAGAATAAGCACTTTATACAGCGGCGGGCGCTTGGTCTTTGGGCGCACAGCAAGTTTAACGCCGATTTCATTATCGTCGCCGCCTTCTTGATCAGCCATATTATACCAGTTCGCCATAGGTCCTTGCGGTGTCTTTGGTTACACTCTCTGAGCGGTTATATATATCGCAGAGTACCCACAAGAAAAGACCACAGATTTATTGAGGCTTCGTATATGACAAAACGTTGGACTTTGGCCTTCGATGCCGACGACACACTGTGGCAGAACGAGACGTTTTTCCGCGGCACCCAAGCCCATTTCGAAACCCTGATGGCCCCCTTTTGCGCGCCTGAGCATCTCGAACAGCGTCTCATCGCCGCCGAGCGCCGCAATGTGGCGCGCTATGGTTATGGCATCAAAGGCTTCGTGCTCTCGATGATCGAAACCGCCGTCGAAGTTTCGGAACAGCGGGTGAGCGCGGATGTCATCCATGAATTGCTGACGATGGGCAAGGACATGCTCGTTCATCCGATTGATCTCCTCCCCGGCGTCGAGGAGGTCATCAAACAGTTTCACGGACAAGCTGATCTTATCATCATCACCAAAGGCGATCTGATGGATCAGGAGCGCAAAGT encodes:
- a CDS encoding ureidoglycolate lyase, producing MSSTIKAVPLTADAFAPFGDVLEVTGAPTKIINQGLCGRYHDLAKLDFSDGRAGISLFDAEPRDIPLALDMMERHPEGSQAFLPMTEHPFLVIVAEDAGGRPAEPKAFLALSGQGVNYHRNTWHGVLTPLHAPGRFAVVDRIGEGANLEEFWFDTPYSITV
- the puuE gene encoding allantoinase PuuE codes for the protein MQRYLRDLRGYGPTPPDAKWPNGAKIALQIVLNYEEGGENCILHGDAASEAFLSEIVGAAQWPNQRHWNMESIYEYGARSGFWRLYRLLKDLPITVYGVATALARSPEQVAAMKEAGWEIASHGLKWVEHKDMPEEVERAAIAEAVRLHTEVVGERPKGWYTGRCSDNTVRLVAEEGGFAYVSDTYADDLPYYMTFDGRDQLILPYTLDTNDMRFATPQGFNSGDQFFSYLCDAFDELYEEGVEGSPKMLNIGLHCRLVGRPGRVAALRRFIDYAKTKEGVWFATREQIAEHWVRTHPPVPQLRPSQMDRDTFVKTFGAIFEHSAWIAERAFDLELGPAHDCVEGIHNALARMFRSASATERLGVLTAHPDLAGKLAQAKRLTPESTSEQASAGLDMLTDEEREAFTSMNAAYVEKFGFPFIIAVRDNTKASIRTAFENRLNNTRDEEFVEACRQVERIAYHRLKDLFK
- the uraH gene encoding hydroxyisourate hydrolase, with product MSGFLTTHVLDTARGCPAKGLKIELFRLSGNGRHLLKTLVTNDDGRTDEQILPASEFEIGEYELVFHAGAYLDASGTPPESPRFLDIVPIRFGMSEAAHYHVPLLLSPFGYSTYRGS
- a CDS encoding LysR family transcriptional regulator, coding for MSYLENIRTFVRVYELGSMSAAGRDLRISPAVTSSRISQLESHLGVRLFQRTTRNLTPTEQGRAFYRGAKSVLEAVEDAEAEVVEMTDNLRGTLYVAAPLGVGRRLLAPYVAEFIESYPEVCIRLRLSDRRVDLTTEGLDLAFFLGQPEDSNLRIRNISDCRRVLCAAPSYIERRGMPEDGTALVEERHECLNLRFPGAPEFQWKLETPEGPQRFRVSGRLESDDGDVLTDWALAGRGIVLKPVFEVAQHLVSGALVPVATKTPPVPIQMACLFTHRRFQDPKTRLFLEFMAVKIAEQVRSAEKQAQLPR
- a CDS encoding urate hydroxylase PuuD, with the translated sequence MTDAIILWEWIGFAVRWLHVITAMAWIGSSFYFIALDLGLRKAPDLPPGAHGEEWQVHGGGFYHIRKFLVAPERMPEHLTWFKWESYTTWLSGAALLMVVYWAGAELYLIDATKADLAVWQGIAISAGSLTIGWLVYDALCKSPLGERPTLLMVLLFGMLVAMSYGYNQIFTGRAALLHLGAFTATIMTANVFFIIMPNQRIVVGDLKAGRVPDAKYGKIAKLRSTHNNYLTLPVVFLMLSNHYPLAFATEYSWIIASLVFLMGVTIRHYFNTRHAGKGNPTWTWLITAVIFVIIAWLSTRPAFEGYDTAMERPLTAYEQLFASAEGFEDAQDIVLGRCSMCHAREPVWDGIHRAPKGVLLETPSDIARNAQAIYVQAGITHAMPPANITMVEAEHRAALIRWYRAATQKAL
- the hemC gene encoding hydroxymethylbilane synthase; amino-acid sequence: MTLILPTPAEPLKIGTRGSPLALAQANETRDRLAAAFDLPHEAFTIVVIKTTGDRVLDRPLKEIGGKGLFTREIEEAMLCGDIDIAVHSMKDMPVLQPEGLLLDTYLPREDVRDAFVALDGSKLADLREGATVGTSSLRRKAQLLNRRPDLQIVEFRGNVQTRLKKLNDGVAEATFLAMAGLNRLGMSDVPRTAIEVDEMLPAVAQGAIGIERRADDSRCAEMLAAIHHHETGLRLAAERAFLAALDGSCETPIGGLAELDGGTIRLRGEILRTDGSESVADDATAAIEDGAALGREMAAKLLELSGPNFF
- the hemE gene encoding uroporphyrinogen decarboxylase, giving the protein MAQTKTILRALAGETLPTPPIWMMRQAGRYLPEYRATRAEAGDFLSLCYNSDLAAEVTLQPIRRYGFDAAILFADILLLPQALGADLWFVTGEGPRLSTTTTPEGLRALKPADAIHEHLAPVYETVRILSRELPSETTLIGFAGAPWTVATYMIAGQGTPDQGPAHALKAADRATFQGIIDLLTESTILYLSEQIKAGAEVVKIFDSWAGSLEGQDFIDFAVKPAARITKALKDIHPDVPVIAFPRGAGERYAGLHAAIGADCIALDDGVTPEWAAAHVQTGGCVQGNLASSHMVTGGETLVQETRRVVDAFSKGPHIFNLGHGITPDANPENVQLMIDTIRNGK
- the hemF gene encoding oxygen-dependent coproporphyrinogen oxidase, which translates into the protein MTEAMIDEKNRASAWFRELRDQIVAAFEGLEDSLEDGPTAQMPAGRFEVTETKRASEDGTDAGGGLMSVMRGGRVFEKVGVNVSTVYGTLGPAAQKAMAARGVPGIEKDPRFWASGISLVAHMQNPHCPAVHMNTRMFWTPNAWWFGGGSDLNPCIEYDEDTAHFHQVQKNHLDPHGADFYPRLKEWADEYFYVPHRGRARGVGGVFMDDHNSGDWEKDFTLTQDIGRAFLPAYVPLVEKRRKQAWSDADKDTQLIHRGLYAEYNLVYDRGTKFGLATGHDANAVLMSLPPLAKWV
- a CDS encoding SDR family oxidoreductase, which encodes MSFSIAGKTAIVTGAANGVGLAIGRQFVEAGANVMFADMDEAALEREVGPEAKEENAPIRIFSGDLRKKLNVANLISATVDAFERIDILVNATRQVALTDPLDADDNTVMDLLEQNMLTSLRLSQAIARRMIKQGEGQDEGSLGTIINLSSIAARRTHPELLAYSVSAAALDQMTRSLAVALAPKRIRVNGVAFGSVMSASLKAKLKDNDEFRKDIIAHTPLQRIANANEVCDAVQYLASDAASFVTGQIMTVDGGRTLLDPVGCAAH
- a CDS encoding class I SAM-dependent methyltransferase, whose amino-acid sequence is MSTALDQGLLAFPETSVRVMRPEPDYDLSSVQKDRVTISHSFEPDLTQWAAAGFTLSDTPCDVTIVVLPKSKALGRAMIAEATATSGLVVVDGNKSEGVDSYFKDVRAKLGDLPNVAKAHGRLFWFDGKSDVFADWAVGAPTKGAHGYYTTAGVFSDGEIDKGSLCLVEALPEKLSGRVADFGAGWGYLSAKVLEREGVKALDLIEAEKLSLDCARLNITDERASFHWDDATTFKAKDPYQVIVMNPPFHKGRAAEPALGQQFIASAARNLSTSGHLWMVANRHLPYEAALRESFKNVEEVRGTSAFKVFHASRPKQ
- the clpS gene encoding ATP-dependent Clp protease adapter ClpS, coding for MADQEGGDDNEIGVKLAVRPKTKRPPLYKVLILNDDYTPMEFVVQVLERFFQMNHAQAFELMLTVHKKGVAVVGVFTYEIAETKVAMVMDFAQRHQHPLQCTMEKE
- a CDS encoding HAD family hydrolase, producing the protein MTKRWTLAFDADDTLWQNETFFRGTQAHFETLMAPFCAPEHLEQRLIAAERRNVARYGYGIKGFVLSMIETAVEVSEQRVSADVIHELLTMGKDMLVHPIDLLPGVEEVIKQFHGQADLIIITKGDLMDQERKVAQSGLGDYFDDIQIVSEKTAEVYQRIFAKHDTARAMMIGNSLKSDILPALEAGVWATYIPHDLTWALEQAAEPENHHRFHRLVSMGELPELIERLS